The window GGAAGGTGGCATGTGGTCCCCGCAGGAAGGGACCTCTGGCGTCGTGCTTGGGCCCTGGGTCTCCTGGAGCTTACCTGTCCTGGCTGAGGATGAGGGCTGTCAAAGTGGACACAACAGTGCCCAAGCAGCCTGAGATGGCCCACCAGGGGTTCTGGACGAAGAGGCCGAGCACAATGAGGATGCCGCTGAGGGGGTTGTTCACAAACATCACCTGTGACATGCCCCGGAGGACCCAGTCGAGGAACTGGAACACTGGG of the Ailuropoda melanoleuca isolate Jingjing unplaced genomic scaffold, ASM200744v2 unplaced-scaffold69990, whole genome shotgun sequence genome contains:
- the LOC117800419 gene encoding urea transporter 2-like — its product is KSPVFQFLDWVLRGMSQVMFVNNPLSGILIVLGLFVQNPWWAISGCLGTVVSTLTALILSQDRSAIAAGLHGYNGVLVGLLMAVFSDKGSYYWWLLLPIVMMSMS